In the Balaenoptera acutorostrata chromosome 7, mBalAcu1.1, whole genome shotgun sequence genome, one interval contains:
- the PSMC2 gene encoding 26S proteasome regulatory subunit 7, with translation MPDYLGADQRKTKEDEKDDKPIRALDEGDIALLKTYGQSTYSRQIKQVEDDIQQLLKKINELTGIKESDTGLAPPALWDLAADKQTLQSEQPLQVARCTKIINADSEDPKYIINVKQFAKFVVDLSDQVAPTDIEEGMRVGVDRNKYQIHIPLPPKIDPTVTMMQVEEKPDVTYSDVGGCKEQIEKLREVVETPLLHPERFVNLGIEPPKGVLLFGPPGTGKTLCARAVANRTDACFIRVIGSELVQKYVGEGARMVRELFEMARTKKACLIFFDEIDAIGGARFDDGAGGDNEVQRTMLELINQLDGFDPRGNIKVLMATNRPDTLDPALMRPGRLDRKIEFSLPDLEGRTHIFKIHARSMSVERDIRFELLARLCPNSTGAEIRSVCTEAGMFAIRARRKIATEKDFLEAVNKVIKSYAKFSATPRYMTYN, from the exons ATGCCGGATTACCTCGGTGCAGATCAGCGGAAAACCAAAGAAGATGAGAAGGACGACAAGCCCATCCGAG cTCTGGATGAGGGGGATATTGCCTTGCTGAAAACTTAT GGTCAGAGCACTTACTCTAGGCAAATCAAACAGGTTGAAGATGACATTCAACAACTTCTCAAGAAAATTAATGAGCTCACgg GTATTAAAGAGTCTGACACTGGCCTGGCCCCACCAGCACTCTGGGATTTGGCTGCTGATAAGCAAACACTCCAGAGTGAACAGCCTTTGCAGGTTGCGAG ATGCACAAAGATAATCAATGCTGATTCGGAGGACCCGAAGTACATTATCAACGTGAAGCAGTTTGCCAAGTTTGTGGTGGACCTCAGTGATCAGGTTGCACCTACTGACATTGAAGAAGGGATGAGAGTTGG tgtGGACAGAAATAAGTATCAGATTCACATTCCACTGCCTCCTAAGATTGACCCAACAGTTACCATGATGCAG GTGGAGGAAAAACCTGATGTTACATATAGTGATGTGGGTGGCTGTAAGGAACAGATTGAGAAACTTCGAGAAGTAGTTGAAACCCCATTACTTCAT CCAGAGAGGTTTGTTAACCTTGGCATTGAGCCTCCTAAGGGTGTGCTGCTCTTTGGTCCACCGGGTACAGGCAAGACACTCTGTGCTCGGGCAGTTGCTAATAGGACTGACGCTTGCTTCATTCGAGTTATTGGATCTGAACTTGTACAGAAGTACGTCGGTGAG gGGGCTCGAATGGTTCGAGAGCTCTTTGAAATGGCCAGAACAAAGAAAGCCTGCcttatcttctttgatgaaattgATGCTATTGGAG GGGCTCGTTTTGATGATGGTGCTGGGGGTGACAATGAAGTGCAGAGGACCATGTTGGAGCTGATCAATCAGCTGGATGGGTTTGATCCTCGAGGCAACATTAAAGTTCTGATGGCCACAAACAGACCTGACACTCTGGACCCAGCGCTGATGAGGCCCGGGAGACTGGACAGGAAGATTGAGTTTAGCTTACCTGATCTAGAG GGTCGGACTCACATTTTTAAGATTCATGCCCGTTCAATGAGTGTTGAAAGAGATATCAGATTTGAATTGTTAGCACGACTGTGTCCAAATAGCACTG GTGCTGAGATCAGAAGCGTCTGCACAGAAGCTGGTATGTTTGCCATCCGAGCACGGCGAAAAATTGCTACTGAGAAGGATTTCTTGGAAGCTGTAAATAAGGTCATCAAGTCCTATGCCAAATTCAGTGCTACTCCGCGCTATATGACATACAACTGA